aatattttagtgaaataaaaaagttattcaaatgaaacaaaaactaataataagaataataagtaaatgattttttttatattacctagtaaacgaaatgtttgtgttattaaatacttaaattgagagtattaaacattttcatgtgaaagaaaaatatacattacaaatattaaaaaataatagaaatatttaaatgtgagacataaatttttttaattaacatacatatttttgaacataattatataaagattatgataagatgaaaaatataattgaaatacaaaattagtttcatgacaaaccaaataattagaataaataaaaaataatatatatatatatatatgtggttatttaattaattagaaatattttaataatttaaacggggacgggtaatatgacgggatatgtacatccccatacccatccccatacccaattgaaaaagtcggggattctccatacccatatccatacccaattgaaaaagtcggggattccccatacccatatccatacccagtcaatgtggggatttcccgtcaaaacgggaacgagttcggacaatacccgccggaacgggtttatttgccatctctaattcCATATCATTTACTCACATAAGATAAATAAGATataacaatgatattttaaaatatatcaatttttaatatattaaaattaatatatttttaagacacagatatataatacaaaatatcacAAGAGAATATGTTGTgtttaatcaaatttaacatTCAACAACTAAattatatgttgatactttagattttattaagtttcaaaTCATAAGTAGATTTGAATATTTTCGatatagattttttaaaactctaattaattttcaaaatttgtatatCTTTTCACTAAgttattatcatttaattatttcattgaGTGATGTGACAATTATTTTATGTCGTTAGTTTACTTACCTGTCTTTACGTGTTAAGTAATATGAAATTATATCATTAATATAAATGACATTATGGAAaacaataactattttttattgtttttattaaaaatgtactATCGACTGAGGGAACACAATCACTTAATCGATTTAATGATGTTGTGGAAGCAGATAAAAAACATGAAGACTTCATTTTCGattatgttttttatgaaaacaataaaaatcatcattttttttatatcaacgGAATATAAATTTCACATAAATtgtaaaatcttatattttcaacgagtgattataaatatataagataagaataatatattaattacattaatcacaaaatttaactataaaatttgattaaaaaatataaaaataattatttaagaaatttaacaatagaaacttaattgaaaatgtataaaaatttcaaatactaaataaacaattttttaagaaaaaatcaactgaaaatacttttattaaaaatgcgaaagtgaattaaaaagttataatgtAATTTCTGAGCTTAATCCTACACAGCAACTTATCCACAGCTgaactaaaaacaaaacaaacgtAACATCATGACCTGGAAATATTATCTCCGCACTAGTAGTTATCGAAATTCCTACTCTTCTTCTTAATAAACTATtaataaatcaaatcaattgGATTACTAATAAACTAAGATAAACACATctttaagattattttatttcgtaaaccaaatataaaataattttactattaaatgGTTAGTATTAACAACACACAAATCCCTTAGTGAACTCCATTGGCTACACAAGCAAGAACAAGGTAAGGAAGGAGAGTCTCTTTCTCAGCTGAATAGGACGAGgtttattaaaatcataaaactaaaataaataacaagttCAACTTTTTAGAATTTCTTATTTCTATCAAATTTTAACTAATGATTTAGACAGGGTCGCAGGTGTGTTTATTTacgattattttattttgtaaacaaaatataaaataattttacaattatccTATACAAAAAGACTCTGAGTATGAGTAAacaattactaatttaaataatttacttttgttactaattttataatattgtaatCAATTACAAAGCATAAAAATGATCAGtgtatagattttaaaaaacaaattttcatgTAAAGATTTTGTGATGAaggaaattttataaaaagaaaaaggttcaCCTGTTTAACAGGTAAGATAGAATATCAATTAATATTgattaagaaattatatatcGTTTtcagatgaaaataatatttatgtaatttaaatggTACTTTGGCATGAATGAAAGGTTAATCGAATAAAACAATTCTACTAACTATGGTAATTTAATGAATgataaatcaagattttaatttagtttgtcTCCTCTGGTACATAAAAACAACAAAGCATCTACGCATTAAAAGGTgagaaaacacatttttttaatcactataaatataaatgtataaacaaCTTGATGATCATTTAATGTAAACTGATAAATAACTTGATCATCACCTATTTATATATGATCATTGAAAATGTGTTCAAATATTTGAACATGCAAATTAAAAGAACTGGACAAAATGGATGATCTCGATTAGTCAAGTTAAAGTTATCTTAACTTTACCTTTTCTTTAATATACGTGTAAGAATAAAATTAGTGACCGGtaagaatataaattaaaaaaattaaattttgtataataaGAGAGACTAAAACaagtaattaaacataatagaaaaaatcttaaatatgttttagtatttaaatttaaattatttttttaaatttgatccCGCTAACCTGATATCTTATGGTTAATATgaaaaaccaattcataaacATCATCAATGAATTTTTAAGAAACAAGTATAATTagttatctataactatatataaatctataactatatataaaggggattccctcttttgtgtccacatttcataattccaactttaccctttataatttaattatttattaaatttttaaaatttaacggttacttttacaagtttttataaaattatttacttatctcctttttctttttttctcttactattcatcaacagttatttttctcttattttctccgtacattttattttatttttataaatatacttttattttgttattttgtttattaaattaataacattacaatatcatcaattattaatataattcaaaaaatgcgtacacacaggcgcgatagcgcctgtgtttacactagtttGAGAATAAAAGcgataaatgataaaaagaatgtatgtttattttttaaaattgaaaacagtttttttctaaatttagaaacaacTATGTTACAAATGATtgaatcataatattaatatttaactattttatattagatgtgtctatatctataataatatataaagagatttttttttgtgtccacttttcaaaatatcgattttatcgctttaaatataataatttattaaatttttaaaaattgaccgttacttttacaatttttttataaaatcagatatttctatttcttctattcttctttatttatcaatggttattcttttatatgttctgatatatttcactttatttttaataaatataattttaatatatatatatatatattaacttaataatattataatattatcacctattaatataatatcacacatatttaaaaaattatacacacAAACGTTATTGTGCAATAGCGTCTGTGTTacctaatttataataataacaataataataatattattattattattaagtagGTACAATTGAGTCGACTAAAAAGTACTTGATATTATATAAgaaacaaaatcaatattttaaataaaatttaaattaaaaatatgaaaaccttttttttttaattttaacatatatttatataattaaataaataagttattaaGATGTGACTTTTATGAAACTTTTGTATTCGAATAAAATGTGTAAAAGATCTTAAAATAATCGGtctatgaataaaaatattttaaatcataaataaattaaagataatctATTCCCCTTTCAACATATGTCGTTTTGGTGTGTTTTTGTTTGTCTTTTAAGCTCACtcatcttccaaaattcttCAATCAAAACCCTAACTAGTATGAGCTAAGGGGCCAGTAGCAACGAAGTGAAAAGGAGCACACAAAGGAGAacgaaaaagagaaaaggaaagaagaagGTGGGCGAGCACGAGAGAAAGAGGCACCAAGAGGTAAGTTCGTTACTTGAGAATTGAACGAATATGATGTCGAACATGATGTATTGTTGTGTTATGCTCTATTGTTTGTTGATTCCTCATTCTCCCATTCATCTCCAATCTGCACAAAATAACCAAAACCAGAGAACCTCTATTCACTCATTCTCATTCTCGGACGGTGCAAACCACCTACACCTTTCGCCTGCAGGAGACCCAAAAGCAGAACCCACACATGGTCATTCACACTGCCACCGTCAACATACGCACTCTAATCTTCTCCTTCTCCATATTTCGTTTTTCACCTTTTATTATACATTAACAGAGCCTTCACGCACCACTACTCACACCATTTTCCAGCTCCAGAATCATTCAGCTTTCATACCACTATCATTCAAAACCAATCCACGGAATAACAGAGCAAGTTCCAAAAGAGAagcttttttttaaaaaagaaaaaagaaaacagagaagaaaatagGAAAAACAATCGCCGCGGGCTATGCCGCCGGCGAGTCGGAGACTCGGATGGAGGCGGTCATCGTAGCGGCGGCCAGAGGGTTGGTTTCCGTGGTGCTCGCGGACCCAGTCTCGGTGGATGGCACGGTGGCAGCGAGTAGGAGGGCCTAGGGCGTTTTTCTCTCTTGCGGAAGAAGAGAATCAAGGTTTGGAGATGAATGGGCGCCGGCGTGGACGCCGTCGACGGCTGGAATCGCTGATAACAGTCTCCGGCAAGCGGGCCCTTGCGGCCGTGAAGGGAAGTGGTGTTGTCTTGTGGTCACGCGAGGAGGAAGCCGCCCCCATCTCGCGTTGGGGAAGAAGGAAGAGAAGGATGTGTCGCTGCCGATTAAGCTCCTGGCGGTGATCGACGTTTTCGCTAGGGCCCCTCGCCGGCCAGAATGGTTGCAGCGTAGATGGGTGTTGTTTTGTTCATGCGGTGAGGTGAAAGAGAGAAGAGATCCAGGTGATTTGGGGATCTGCTTTGCTAATAGGGTTAGATTAATTAGGGTTTCTCAATTCATTTACTTGGACCAAGAGTAGGCTTCAGATCCATCCTTCTTCACGCACCTCCTCGGTTGATTTTCACCCCCAttttgtgtgatttgtaaaactgtTTGTGTTTTTCTTCTCTGCGCTTATTACATCCCCACCCCCAGTTTACGTTTGCAAACCTTCATGTGCCTTTGCTGATTTGCTGATTGCACCTGTTTTTCTCAGTTCATACCTtccatttattttcatttcattttcagACTTTACTCATTGCACCCCACTATGTTTTATGCatgcatattttattattattcatttttcattttttatcttcattttatttttggctCCTCTTTTgttcacatgtttttttttctaaaaatatttaaaaatcataaaaattcaaaaaactatatatcaattaatattgattaagaaattatatatcGTTTTCAGAtggaaataatatttatgtaatttaaatggTACTTTTGCATGAATGaaagataaaacaattatatcaACTATGGTAATTTAATGaatgataaataattagttatttgagaataaaaacgataaatgataaaaatacgGTATacttatttcttaaaatttaaaacagtttttttttttttctaaatttaaaaacacctaTGTTACAAATGATtgaatcataatattaatatttaactattttatattagatgtgtctatacttataataataataatattattattattattatttggtagGTACAATTGAGTCAACTAAAAAGTACTTGATAttataaatgaaacaaaatcaatattttaaataaaatttaatttaaaaatatgaaaaccttttttttaattttaacatatatttatataaataaataaataaattattaaggaTGTGACTTTTATGAAACTTTtgtatacaaataaaatttgtaaaagatcTTAAAATAATCAATCTATGccataagagaataaaaatattcttaaatcaaataaattaaagcTAATCTATTCCCCCTTTCAACATGATGTCGTTTTGGTGTGTTTTCGTTTGTCTTTTAAGCTCACtcatcttccaaaattcttCAATCAAAACCCTAACCAGTGGGCCAATTCTCCCTCTCACTCTCTCCCTAaacatataattgattttggTGTCGGGTTTATCTGGTACCAATTCTCTATTCAAAactattaaatcaaatttatttgcaTGCATCTTTTGAAGTATCGTCTCAATCCTTATTTTACAGTAACTTTTGTGGCATGTTGTGTATTAATCTGtccatttttttctattttactgCACTATGTAGGGAAGGGGGTGTTATTGTCCCGCGTAAGTTCTGAAGCAAAAGATGCAAGCCTGTACAATGATGGGTTCTCTGCAACAATCAGTTTGGACTAAGGGGATGAATTTCCCTGCAAAGGGGTATGGCAGTACCTACGGGTTTGTACCTGAAGTGAAGTTTTGCAATATGAAGCCATGCAAAGCTTCTCCTGTTGAAGGGAGTTTAGTCACTGGGAAGCCGTCATCTCTGTCTTACTCTGTTCCTGAAATTGGAGGTAACTGTAATCTACCATCTTCTTGAAATATTGTCTTGTCCGAATGactgttattttcttttttatttgaaatgacTAACGGTTTTGCTATGCTCTATaggttctttttctttttatttgttggtGTTTGATCttattctctatttttgttCTTCCTTGATATTTGGCAGGGTGTTAAAAATGGCCCTTTGTTTGTTTTGGTAATCAAgttatgtatgtatgtatttgaGACTTAACTGTTTGGCAGATCTCTTTCACAATAATAAATAGCTTTGGACTTTGGAATAGTTGTTTCTATCTAATTTTCTCGTTTTGATGTTTAATAATTTGGCTTGGTTCCAGTATACTGGTAATTGTATATATGAgtaaatgatttattttgtcCATTGAATCCCATGCAATTGCGAATATTAGGTGATGGAAGTAGCTTCCTGGACTATGGTTTGACTGAAGCCGATCCTGAGGTTCGTGCAATTATTGACAAGGAGAAGGACCGACAATTTAAAAGTCTTGAGCTTATTGCTTCTGAGAATTTTACATCTAGAGCTGTGATGGAAGCAGTTGGTTCATGCCTCACAAACAAGTATTCAGAAGGATTGCCAGGTAAAAGGTAAGGATCTGtttgatttaagaaaatataattttttatgtttgttttggtaACCAGACTTCGTTCATGGAAAATGGGGCACTGTGTttgatttattcattttttaataattaaaatttcattacatGGAAGGTACTATGGTGGGAATGAGTACATTGACGAGCTCGAAACCCTATGCCAACAAAGGGCACTGGCTGCATTTCATGTAGATGGAAATAAATGGGGTGTTAATGTTCAACCGTTATCTGGATCCCCAGCTAATTTTGCAGTATACACTGCAGTTCTTAAACCACATGATCGAATTATGGTAAAAACTATTCGACCTATCCTTCATCTTGTTTGGCTATTCCAATTCCCAGCCCATTATTGTAATTGTTCTGATGTGCAATGGTTTGTTACCAGGGTTTGGACTTGCCTCATGGAGGACATTTGTCTCATGGATTCATGACGCCTAAAAAACGTGTATCTGCTActtcaatttattttgaatctATGCCTTATCGACTTGATGAATCAACAGGTACTTTTGTTTTCTCATTAAAGTTATTGCAAATTTGTGAGATGACTCATTTTTTAACCCATGTTGGCATCACGATAGGTCTAATTGATTATGATATGCTGGAGAAAACTGCTATCCTCTTCAGGCCAAAGCTGATCATTGCTGGGGCTAGTGCGTATCCTCGGGACATTGATTACCCTCGCATGAGAAAAGTATGTTTTGTATATATGCAGTAATATGGAATTATATATTGCTCATTATATGGTTTTCTTTTTGGCAAGAAGCTAATCACATCTTTTATGCATGGAAAGATTGCAGATGAAGTAGGTGCTTTTCTTATGATGGATATGGCTCATATAAGTGGGCTTGTCGCTGCATCTGTACTTGCTAATCCCTTTGACTATTGTGATATTGTGACCACCACAACCCACAAGGTTTGGCTTGAGATATTTTTATGCCACACTTTtgcatttaaaatgaaaaagagaagaatCTGCATTCAGTTTGTGTACAAATTGGATGCTATGTTGCTTGAAACTCTTAAGTAAATACAATTCTTTGCTACACTTGGCACACCTGTGACATAGTCTGTTGGATATTTTCTTCTAGTCTTTGAGGGGTCCAAGAGGTGGTATGATATTCTTCAAGAAAGATCCTGTGCATGGGGTTGATCTGGAGCCTGCCATTAACAATTCTGTTTTTCCCGGTCTACAGGTAAATTAGGAATATTCTCTTAATAGTTTTATTGTAACTATTCTAATTGAGGTGCATGGATCATGTGCTCCTATGGAGTTAAGATGCACGCGTCTTCTATACCTTCCTGCTTCTGTGATTTGATAGTGATAGATTTGTCCAGGGTGGTCCTCATAACCACACAATTGGAGGACTAGCAGTTTGCTTGAAGTATGCCCAGTCTCCAGAGTTTAAAAATTACCAGAATCAGGTATATCGATTgcccatttcatcattggacATAAGGGTGTGTACATGATCATTTTAAACAGCCTTTTGGTGCATAATTTTGAATCAACCAAGGTTGCTACTCTGTCTGTATTAAACAAAAAAGTGCACCGGGCGTAGTATATAGAGTTTGGCACATGGCACTTAACACTCATAATAATACTATCCTGCAGGTGGTTGCTAACTGTAGAGCTCTTGCTCAGCGGTTAGTTGAGCATGGATATAAACTGGTTTCTGGTGGTAGTGACAATCACCTGGTTCTTCTTGATCTAAGGCCTTCTGTAAGCTTCTTGTTCCTTTCTTTAATGTGTCACAGAAAATATACTTCGTTTCCCACTTTCTTCTGCTCGTGTTTCAATGCAAAAAGGCATGATATCCGAGTTGATATATGATCATTTTTGTACGTTAGCtatgtttcatattaattaacaTGTTCGTCAGGGCCTTGATGGTGCTCGGGTGGAGAAAATTCTTGATATGGCTTCAATAACCCTCAACAAAAATTCAGTGCCTGGTGAGATCTTATTGCTGTGTTGTTTGTATTGCGTGCACCTTTGGCATTTATGCTTGTTCACCGTGATATTTATGTCCCATTATTTCTGACATGTGCTTACTATAAAAGGTGATAAGAGTGCCCTTGTTCCGGGAGGCATTCGCATTGGGGCACCTGCAATGACAACAAGAGGACTTGGTGAGAAAGAATTTGCACTTATTGCAGATTTAATTCACGAGGGTGTGCAAATAAGTCTTGAAGCCAAAAGTTTGGTCTCAGGAACGAAGCTCCAAGAGTTTTTGAAGTTTGTATCATCTTCTGAATTTCCTTTGGGAGAGAAGGTCTCAGAATTGCGGAGGAAAGTTGAAGCTCTTACTACTCAGTATCCGATACCCGGAGTCTAAGTGTACTGCTTAATGAGCACGTAAAACTGagatgttttaaaaaattttgtttaataatcaTGCTTAGATATGATGCTAAGAATATGTTGTATGTTACTATTGATGGAAAAATCTGTTTGCTGCTGCAGCAGCAACTTTACGATTACCCCATTTATAATTCGAGGCAAACAAATCCTTGATCCTTCA
This portion of the Vigna unguiculata cultivar IT97K-499-35 chromosome 6, ASM411807v1, whole genome shotgun sequence genome encodes:
- the LOC114187885 gene encoding serine hydroxymethyltransferase 3, chloroplastic gives rise to the protein MQACTMMGSLQQSVWTKGMNFPAKGYGSTYGFVPEVKFCNMKPCKASPVEGSLVTGKPSSLSYSVPEIGGDGSSFLDYGLTEADPEVRAIIDKEKDRQFKSLELIASENFTSRAVMEAVGSCLTNKYSEGLPGKRYYGGNEYIDELETLCQQRALAAFHVDGNKWGVNVQPLSGSPANFAVYTAVLKPHDRIMGLDLPHGGHLSHGFMTPKKRVSATSIYFESMPYRLDESTGLIDYDMLEKTAILFRPKLIIAGASAYPRDIDYPRMRKIADEVGAFLMMDMAHISGLVAASVLANPFDYCDIVTTTTHKSLRGPRGGMIFFKKDPVHGVDLEPAINNSVFPGLQGGPHNHTIGGLAVCLKYAQSPEFKNYQNQVVANCRALAQRLVEHGYKLVSGGSDNHLVLLDLRPSGLDGARVEKILDMASITLNKNSVPGDKSALVPGGIRIGAPAMTTRGLGEKEFALIADLIHEGVQISLEAKSLVSGTKLQEFLKFVSSSEFPLGEKVSELRRKVEALTTQYPIPGV